The segment GATGGCCTCGCGAATTCTCGGCATGGGCGATATCGTCTCCCTTGTCGAGAAGGCGCAGGAGGCGATCGACATCGAGCAGGCTGCGAAGATGCAGGAGAAACTGCTCAAGGCGCAGTTCGATTTCGAGGATTTTCTCGACCAGATGACGCAGTTGAAAAAGATGGGACCGCTCGAGAATATACTCGGCATGATTCCCGGTCTGGGCAGACAGCTCAAGGGGATTCAGGTCGATGAGCGCGACATGGAGCGGATGGCGGCGATCGTGAAGTCGATGACGGTGGAGGAGCGCCGCAAGCCGGGCATAATCGATGGTTCGCGCAAGCGGCGGATCGCGATGGGATCGGGCAACACGGTGCAGGCGGTGAATCAGTTGTTGAAGCAGTTCAGCGCCATGCAGAAGATGTTCGCGCAATTGGGCAAGAATAAGAAGAAACTGAAGGGGTTATCGCTTCCGGGCGGTATGCCCCCGCTATAAGTCAACGAACCAGAAGGAGAAAACGGTTGGCAGTACACATCAGACTTCGCCGGATGGGCAAGAAGAAACAGCCGTACTACCGGATAGTGGCGGCTGATTCGCGCCGCGCCCGGAACGGCAGGTTTCTCGAGACGATCGGCACCTACAACCCGGTGACCAGGCCCGCGGAGGTGAAAATCGACGAGGCGCTCATGTCGCGCTGGCTCGACGAAGGCGCGGTGCCCTCGGATACGGTCAGTTCGCTGATGACGCAGGTCGGGTTTACGGAGAAGTATCTTCGCGCCAAGAAGGGCGAGGACGTTTCGACGGTGACGATCAAGACGCAGATCAAAGAGCGTCCGAAAAAGACACGCCGCATGAAAAAAGCTGCGGTTGCGACGGAGACGGCCGAGGCCGGCGGCGAGACGCCCGCGGAAGCGTAACGGGTTCCGACATGACCGTCACCGGGCGGGTGACCGCCTGAGGCCGTGTCGAGGTCAGTCACAGGGAGCAGCTCGTGAACGAGGCGCAGCAGTACATCACGGTGGGACGGCTGGGTCGCACGCGCGGCGTGCACGGCGAGTTGTATATCACGCCGTTGACCGACTTTCCGGACCGCTTTCTCGATCTCACCGAGATTTTCGTCGAGAATCGCGGCCGCTGGGAGCGATACGAGATTCGTTCGTCGCGACTGATCGGCGGGAAGCCGGTGATCGGGTTTGTCGATATCATGACGCTCGAAGATGCGGCCCGTCTCACGAACCGTCACGTGGCGGTGCCGCGTGAGAGGGTGGTGGAGCTTCCGTCGGGAAGCTACTACATTTTCGACCTGGTCGGGTGCGTGGCGTACGAAGTCGGAACGGAGCGGCGGCTGGGCGAGATTGTCGACGTGCGGCAATACCCGGCCAACGACGCGTACGTGATACGGCGGGAAGACGGGAGCGACGTGCTGTTCCCGGCGGTTCGGCACTACGTGAAGTCGATCGATATCGCGCACAAGAAGATCGTGATCGACGCGGCCGGGTTGTTTGACGACGCCTGAGGGCGAGTGACAAGATGACGTTTGAGATAGTCACCCTTTTTCCGGATTACTTCAGCCTGTCGCTGAAG is part of the Candidatus Zixiibacteriota bacterium genome and harbors:
- the rimM gene encoding ribosome maturation factor RimM (Essential for efficient processing of 16S rRNA) produces the protein MNEAQQYITVGRLGRTRGVHGELYITPLTDFPDRFLDLTEIFVENRGRWERYEIRSSRLIGGKPVIGFVDIMTLEDAARLTNRHVAVPRERVVELPSGSYYIFDLVGCVAYEVGTERRLGEIVDVRQYPANDAYVIRREDGSDVLFPAVRHYVKSIDIAHKKIVIDAAGLFDDA